CGGCGTACCGACGCCACAATGGGGTCAAACTCGATGTCTCGCTCGAATGAGCGCGTCGCTTCTCGCGGCTTCAGTTCTCGTCTTTCCTCGCTGCCGAAATTCGCTCACCGCCAAGTTAGTAACAACTCCCCCTATGGCTACCTCGAGTTAATAATGCACTTGGTTTGGATAATAACACTTTTATTCGGCGGGGCGTAGTTTCGGATATGAGCCGAACACGGCGGTCGCTGCTGGGGGCGGGTGGGAGCCTCCTCGCCGCGAGCGCGTTTGCCGGCTGTCTCGATGATCTGGACCTCGCGGAACGGGAGTACGACACGGGGTACGCCGCCTTGTTTAGCCTGTGGGACTGGACCGAGCAGGTCAGCGGCGAGACGATGGATTTCGAGAACCCGGTGGGAACCGGCGAGTCGGGCCACGGCTGGAGTCCGCCGGGGGACCTCACCCGCGACATCGCCGACGCGGGCGTCTTCGTCTACTTCGACACGCCCGAGTTCTCGTGGGCTCAGGATATCGCATCGACGCTCGAGGCGGACTACGACGACGTGATCGTCGTCGACGGCTTCGCGGGACTCGACGATCAGTTGCTCGAGTGGGGCCACGAGACGGGATCCGACGGGCATGATCACGGGACCGACACTGAGACGCACGAAGACGGCGAAGCGGAGAACCACAGCGAGGACGACGGTCACGATCACGACCACGATCGCTCCTCGTTCGATCCCCACGCCTGGCTCGATCCCGTCCTCGCACAGGACATCCTCGAGAATCTCGTCGACGGCTTAGTCGAGGC
Above is a genomic segment from Haloterrigena salifodinae containing:
- a CDS encoding metal ABC transporter substrate-binding protein, with the protein product MSRTRRSLLGAGGSLLAASAFAGCLDDLDLAEREYDTGYAALFSLWDWTEQVSGETMDFENPVGTGESGHGWSPPGDLTRDIADAGVFVYFDTPEFSWAQDIASTLEADYDDVIVVDGFAGLDDQLLEWGHETGSDGHDHGTDTETHEDGEAENHSEDDGHDHDHDRSSFDPHAWLDPVLAQDILENLVDGLVEAHPDEEETFRTNADEYVGVLEDVDQQLETLVEDADRRTAVFAGHDSFTYLEDRYGFELHTPVGVSPNEEPSQGEISETIEHIDENGIDTILYDAFDAPEGQHPPLVGTLLDGSDATDARPLATASGTLASWDEKGWGYREQMEEINIPAFREALDAQ